In a single window of the Xylanimonas protaetiae genome:
- a CDS encoding PfkB family carbohydrate kinase → MSRTRIVVVGDVLLDRDVEGTVDRVTPDAPAPVLDVTGVHASPGGAGLAALLAAGDGADVTLVAPIANDPDGRLLTEQVEVAAQVVPLGHAGRTRTKMRVRSGGHTLVRLDDGGPGTPTTVPGDVVAELVDAADVVLVSDYGGGVTRDAELRARLTPVAGRVVWDPHPRGAPPVPGVRLATPNVAEARAALEAHGRHADGCGGPAGPERVAARLRSAWGCAALAVTAGAAGAYLADGGQVRFAPTPGRADGDPCGAGDRFAVSAALALARGAGAAEAVEQAVVDATGWVRAGGTAALHHRPGPGTPRPPGRAGESLEALAARLRARGGRLVATGGCFDLLHAGHVAMLQTARTLGGSLVVLLNSDASVRALKGPDRPVQHAADRARVLRALGCVDEVVVFDGPDPAAALARLRPDVWVKGGDYDTSALPERFVVEGHGGSVVLLPYVPGQSTTAILARSATGPRPDLEVLR, encoded by the coding sequence ATGAGCCGGACCCGCATCGTCGTCGTGGGGGACGTGCTGCTGGACCGCGACGTCGAGGGGACCGTCGACCGGGTGACCCCCGACGCCCCCGCGCCGGTCCTCGACGTGACCGGCGTGCACGCGTCGCCCGGCGGCGCGGGTCTGGCGGCGTTGCTCGCGGCCGGCGACGGCGCGGACGTCACGCTCGTCGCCCCGATCGCGAACGACCCCGACGGGCGGCTCCTGACCGAGCAGGTGGAGGTTGCCGCACAGGTCGTGCCGCTCGGGCACGCGGGACGCACCCGCACCAAGATGCGCGTGCGCAGCGGCGGCCACACGCTCGTGCGGCTCGACGACGGCGGCCCCGGGACGCCGACGACCGTGCCGGGCGACGTGGTCGCCGAGCTGGTCGACGCCGCCGACGTCGTGCTCGTGTCCGACTACGGCGGCGGCGTCACGCGCGACGCCGAGCTGCGTGCCCGGCTGACGCCGGTGGCCGGGCGTGTGGTGTGGGACCCGCACCCCCGGGGCGCTCCGCCCGTCCCCGGCGTGCGCCTCGCCACCCCGAACGTCGCCGAGGCGCGGGCGGCGCTGGAGGCGCACGGCCGCCACGCCGACGGGTGCGGCGGGCCGGCGGGCCCCGAGCGCGTGGCGGCCCGTCTCCGTTCCGCCTGGGGGTGCGCCGCGCTGGCCGTGACCGCGGGCGCGGCCGGCGCCTACCTCGCCGACGGCGGCCAGGTCCGCTTCGCGCCCACGCCCGGGCGCGCGGACGGCGATCCCTGCGGCGCCGGCGACCGGTTCGCCGTCTCCGCCGCGCTCGCGCTCGCCCGCGGCGCGGGTGCCGCCGAGGCGGTCGAGCAGGCCGTCGTCGACGCGACCGGCTGGGTGCGGGCCGGAGGCACGGCCGCGCTCCACCACCGGCCCGGTCCCGGGACGCCTCGGCCGCCAGGACGTGCGGGTGAGTCGCTCGAGGCGCTCGCCGCCCGGCTGCGCGCTCGCGGCGGACGGCTCGTGGCCACAGGCGGCTGCTTCGACCTGCTGCACGCCGGGCACGTCGCGATGCTCCAGACGGCCCGCACCCTGGGGGGCTCGCTCGTCGTCCTCCTCAACTCCGACGCGAGCGTGCGCGCCCTCAAGGGCCCGGACCGTCCGGTCCAGCACGCGGCAGACCGGGCGCGCGTGCTGCGGGCCCTGGGCTGCGTGGACGAGGTCGTCGTGTTCGACGGGCCGGACCCCGCCGCCGCGCTGGCCCGCCTGCGTCCTGACGTGTGGGTCAAGGGCGGCGACTACGACACGTCCGCCCTGCCCGAGCGGTTCGTGGTCGAGGGCCACGGCGGCAGCGTCGTGCTGCTGCCCTACGTGCCCGGGCAGTCCACCACCGCGATCCTCGCGCGGTCCGCCACCGGGCCACGCCCCGACCTGGAGGTCTTGCGATGA
- a CDS encoding TetR/AcrR family transcriptional regulator gives MPSAPPRRDAADRRAQVLAVAVGLAEESGLDQLGAAAVATRAGVSKPLVFHYFGTAAGLRRAVALTAVEHAREALGAPPAGPADPAAAAAPLAAFLDAVVARRSTWQGIWQGALAGDAPTEAALADLRTGLVDRLTAAPRRADTPRARLLTSGWVALAEHLVAAWLAGGTDVSRDELEGLVLETFAQLAGALTRDGA, from the coding sequence GTGCCCTCCGCTCCCCCGCGCCGCGACGCCGCCGACCGCCGCGCCCAGGTGCTCGCCGTCGCCGTCGGCCTGGCCGAGGAGTCCGGCCTCGACCAGCTCGGTGCCGCGGCCGTCGCGACCCGCGCCGGGGTGTCCAAGCCCCTGGTGTTCCACTACTTCGGCACCGCCGCCGGGCTGCGCCGCGCCGTCGCGCTCACGGCCGTCGAGCACGCCCGCGAGGCGCTCGGCGCGCCGCCGGCGGGCCCCGCCGACCCCGCGGCCGCCGCCGCGCCCCTGGCCGCGTTCCTCGACGCCGTCGTCGCCCGGAGGAGCACCTGGCAGGGCATCTGGCAGGGCGCGCTCGCCGGCGACGCCCCCACGGAGGCCGCCCTCGCCGACCTGCGCACCGGCCTGGTCGACCGGCTCACCGCCGCACCCCGCCGCGCCGACACCCCGCGGGCCCGCCTGCTCACGTCCGGCTGGGTCGCGCTCGCGGAGCACCTCGTCGCGGCGTGGCTCGCGGGCGGCACCGACGTGAGCCGCGACGAGCTCGAGGGCCTCGTCCTCGAGACGTTCGCGCAGCTCGCCGGGGCGCTCACGCGCGACGGGGCCTGA
- a CDS encoding glycosyltransferase, whose protein sequence is MRVLLWHVHGSWTTAFVQGRHDYVLPVDPGRTPDGRGRARTWDWPASAREVPIDRLRDEPVDVVVLQRPHEAGLLERWTGLRAGRTVPAVYLEHDTPRGPAADTRHPVADRDDLVLVHVTGFNAVMWDAGSTPTRVIEHGVVDPGPLWTGERERVAAVVNEPVRRWRVAGTDLLVRIVRDVPADVYGMGVAALAGHVPPGTALREDLPQARLHQDLAGARAYLHPYRWTSLGLALVEAMTLGMPVVALAATAVPESVPDDAGVVSTDPDLLRDAARRLLADRDEARERGRAARRHALDRFSLDRFLTRWDDLFLEVT, encoded by the coding sequence ATGAGGGTGCTGCTGTGGCACGTGCACGGGTCCTGGACCACGGCGTTCGTCCAGGGCCGCCACGACTATGTGCTCCCCGTGGACCCCGGCCGCACGCCTGACGGGCGGGGCCGCGCCCGCACGTGGGACTGGCCGGCCTCGGCGCGTGAGGTGCCCATCGACCGGCTGCGCGACGAACCCGTCGACGTCGTCGTGCTGCAGCGTCCGCACGAGGCCGGGCTGCTGGAACGGTGGACCGGGCTGCGGGCCGGGCGCACCGTGCCCGCGGTGTACCTCGAGCACGACACGCCCCGCGGCCCCGCCGCGGACACCCGGCACCCCGTCGCAGACCGGGACGACCTCGTCCTGGTCCACGTGACCGGCTTCAACGCCGTCATGTGGGACGCGGGCAGCACCCCGACGCGCGTCATCGAGCACGGGGTCGTCGACCCCGGCCCGCTGTGGACGGGCGAGCGCGAACGCGTCGCAGCCGTCGTCAACGAGCCGGTGCGGCGCTGGCGCGTCGCCGGCACGGACCTGCTCGTGCGGATCGTGCGAGACGTGCCGGCCGACGTCTACGGCATGGGCGTCGCCGCGCTGGCCGGGCACGTCCCGCCCGGGACCGCCCTGCGCGAGGACCTGCCGCAGGCGCGGCTGCACCAAGACCTGGCGGGAGCGCGCGCCTACCTGCACCCGTACCGCTGGACGAGCCTCGGGCTCGCGCTCGTCGAGGCGATGACCCTCGGCATGCCGGTGGTCGCCCTCGCTGCGACCGCGGTCCCCGAGTCGGTGCCCGACGACGCCGGCGTCGTCAGCACCGACCCCGACCTGCTGCGCGACGCCGCCCGCCGTCTGCTCGCCGACCGCGACGAGGCGCGCGAACGAGGCCGCGCCGCGCGCCGTCATGCCCTGGACCGGTTCTCCCTGGACCGGTTCCTGACCCGGTGGGATGACCTGTTCCTGGAGGTGACCTGA
- a CDS encoding UDP-glucuronic acid decarboxylase family protein: MTDRQLQRAVVTGGAGFLGSHLCTALLARGTEVVCLDNFLTGDPANVAHLVGEPGFHLTSCDVTDFVHVPGPVDLVLHLASPASPVDYLHLPIHTLKVGAIGTFHALGLAKDKGARFVLASTSEVYGDPQVHPQPEDYWGHVNPVGPRGVYDESKRYAEALTTAYRGVHDVDTGIARLFNTYGPAMRSGDGRAIPTFITQALAGEPVTVAGDGRQTRSICYVDDLVRGVLALAASDDAGPVNLGNPTELSVEQIARDVVAATGSRSPIVHVDRPVDDPQVRRPDITRARERLGWEPRITWEDGLGRTVRWFVDARRQAA; encoded by the coding sequence GTGACCGATCGTCAGCTCCAGCGCGCCGTCGTCACGGGCGGCGCGGGCTTCCTCGGCAGCCACCTGTGCACCGCGCTGCTCGCACGCGGCACCGAGGTGGTGTGCCTCGACAACTTCCTTACCGGAGACCCGGCCAACGTCGCCCATCTCGTCGGCGAGCCAGGCTTCCACCTCACCAGCTGCGACGTGACCGACTTCGTGCATGTCCCCGGGCCGGTGGACCTGGTGCTCCACCTCGCCTCCCCCGCCTCACCCGTCGACTACCTCCACCTGCCCATCCACACGCTCAAGGTGGGCGCCATCGGCACGTTCCACGCGCTCGGCCTCGCCAAGGACAAGGGTGCCCGCTTCGTCCTCGCCTCGACGTCGGAGGTCTACGGCGACCCCCAGGTCCATCCCCAGCCCGAGGACTACTGGGGCCACGTCAACCCCGTCGGCCCCCGTGGCGTCTACGACGAGTCGAAGCGCTACGCCGAGGCGCTGACCACCGCCTACCGCGGCGTCCACGACGTCGACACGGGCATCGCCCGCCTGTTCAACACCTACGGCCCGGCCATGCGGTCGGGCGACGGGCGCGCCATCCCGACGTTCATCACGCAGGCGCTCGCGGGCGAGCCGGTCACGGTGGCCGGGGACGGGCGCCAGACGCGGTCGATCTGCTACGTCGACGACCTGGTGCGCGGCGTCCTCGCCCTGGCGGCCTCCGACGACGCCGGACCGGTCAACCTGGGCAACCCCACGGAGCTCTCGGTCGAGCAGATCGCGCGTGACGTCGTGGCGGCGACCGGCTCACGCTCGCCGATCGTGCACGTGGACCGGCCGGTCGACGACCCCCAGGTGCGCCGCCCGGACATCACGCGGGCGCGCGAGCGCCTGGGCTGGGAGCCCCGGATCACGTGGGAGGACGGCCTGGGGCGGACGGTGCGCTGGTTCGTGGACGCCCGGCGGCAGGCCGCGTGA
- a CDS encoding YhgE/Pip domain-containing protein, whose amino-acid sequence MTALRLALSELRRLSSGTLPKAALAAIALIPTLYAGLYLFANHDPYGNLGQVPAAVVVQDAGPHGREVADHLLDDGGFGWQEVADAATADQGVRDGRYDAALVLGPTFSADLESAGRLEPQQASMTLVTDDTNSYLARTIAAQVVDKVRDTLATQVGTQAADTFLAGFADVHAQLTRAADGAARLADGTTRLAAGVGQAGDGAHQAASGASRLADGAAQLAAGAVTAAGGSRDLATGASQAADGAAALAAGLGTLRDGTAALPDQARALADGAAQVAAGDATVAGYGDQVRDVAGRALPALDQVRTDVQARLDAAVAAGTITADQAAALESTLTPVLDAGRAKVSDVVAQVGDATGQLDALAAGAQQVADGAAALADAAPALADGVRQAADGAATLAGGTAQVRDGARSLADGVGTLATGATTLADGSATLRTGTTALADGTDALRAGAGQAADGSAALRDGLTDGAAQVPNPDDATRAATAETIGDPVAVVAAAHDAAGTYGAGLAPFFLSLAGWIGAYVMFLIVRPLSRRALAAGRGVAAAVGGWLVPAAIGVVQAAAMFSVTRWALHIDVAHGLGTALFLALVSVTFVAIVQLLNVWLGAAGQFLGLVLMLVQLVTAGGTFPWQTIPEPLRSVHRYLPMSWSVDGLRHLLYGGSLSTVGRDAGLLLVVLVAALAGTSLLARRQRVWTAARLQPELVL is encoded by the coding sequence ATGACCGCGCTGCGCCTCGCGCTCTCCGAGCTGCGCCGCCTGAGCTCCGGCACGCTGCCGAAGGCCGCGCTGGCCGCGATCGCGCTCATCCCCACGCTCTACGCGGGCCTGTACCTGTTCGCCAACCACGACCCGTACGGCAACCTCGGCCAGGTCCCGGCCGCCGTCGTCGTCCAGGACGCCGGGCCGCACGGACGCGAGGTCGCCGACCACCTCCTCGACGACGGCGGGTTCGGCTGGCAGGAGGTCGCCGACGCCGCGACCGCCGACCAGGGCGTGCGCGACGGCCGGTACGACGCCGCGCTCGTCCTCGGCCCGACGTTCTCCGCGGACCTCGAGTCCGCCGGCCGGCTCGAGCCCCAGCAGGCGTCCATGACCCTCGTCACCGACGACACCAACAGCTACCTCGCGCGCACCATCGCCGCGCAGGTCGTCGACAAGGTGCGCGACACGCTCGCCACGCAGGTGGGCACGCAGGCCGCCGACACGTTCCTCGCGGGCTTCGCCGACGTCCACGCCCAGCTCACGCGGGCCGCCGACGGCGCCGCCCGGCTCGCCGACGGCACGACCCGGCTCGCCGCCGGCGTCGGCCAGGCCGGCGACGGCGCGCACCAGGCGGCGTCCGGGGCGTCCCGGCTCGCCGACGGCGCCGCCCAGCTCGCCGCCGGCGCGGTCACGGCCGCCGGCGGGTCGCGCGACCTCGCCACCGGCGCGAGCCAGGCGGCGGACGGCGCCGCAGCCCTCGCCGCCGGCCTCGGCACGCTGCGCGACGGCACCGCCGCCCTGCCCGACCAGGCCCGAGCGCTCGCCGACGGCGCCGCCCAGGTCGCCGCGGGCGACGCGACGGTCGCCGGGTACGGCGACCAGGTCCGCGACGTCGCCGGGCGGGCGCTCCCCGCGCTCGACCAGGTCCGCACCGACGTCCAGGCCCGGCTCGACGCGGCCGTCGCCGCGGGCACCATCACCGCCGACCAGGCCGCCGCCCTCGAGTCGACCCTCACGCCGGTGCTCGACGCCGGCCGCGCGAAGGTCTCCGACGTCGTCGCGCAGGTGGGCGACGCGACCGGGCAGCTCGACGCGCTCGCCGCCGGGGCGCAGCAGGTCGCCGACGGCGCCGCGGCCCTCGCCGACGCCGCCCCCGCGCTCGCGGACGGCGTCCGCCAGGCCGCGGACGGCGCGGCGACGCTCGCCGGCGGCACCGCGCAGGTGCGCGACGGCGCCCGCTCGCTCGCCGACGGCGTCGGCACCCTCGCGACCGGGGCGACCACCCTCGCCGACGGCAGCGCCACGCTCCGCACCGGCACCACCGCGCTCGCCGACGGCACCGACGCCCTGCGCGCCGGCGCCGGCCAGGCCGCCGACGGGAGCGCCGCCCTGCGCGACGGCCTCACGGACGGCGCCGCCCAGGTGCCGAACCCCGACGACGCCACGCGCGCGGCCACCGCGGAGACGATCGGCGACCCCGTCGCCGTCGTCGCCGCGGCACACGACGCCGCGGGCACCTACGGCGCCGGGCTGGCCCCCTTCTTCCTGTCGCTCGCCGGGTGGATCGGCGCCTACGTCATGTTCCTCATCGTGCGACCCCTCTCCCGGCGGGCCCTCGCGGCAGGCCGGGGTGTCGCCGCGGCGGTCGGCGGGTGGCTCGTCCCCGCCGCGATCGGCGTCGTGCAGGCCGCGGCGATGTTCTCGGTGACCCGGTGGGCGCTGCACATCGACGTCGCCCACGGCCTCGGCACGGCGCTGTTCCTCGCGCTCGTCTCCGTCACGTTCGTCGCGATCGTGCAGCTGCTCAACGTGTGGCTCGGCGCCGCCGGGCAGTTCCTCGGGCTCGTGCTCATGCTCGTGCAGCTCGTCACCGCGGGCGGCACGTTCCCGTGGCAGACCATCCCGGAGCCCCTGCGCTCGGTGCACCGGTACCTGCCCATGTCGTGGTCCGTGGACGGCCTGCGGCACCTGCTCTACGGCGGGTCGCTGAGCACCGTGGGCCGCGACGCGGGGCTGCTCCTGGTGGTGCTGGTCGCGGCGCTCGCGGGCACGTCGCTGCTGGCGCGCCGCCAGCGCGTGTGGACCGCCGCGCGCCTCCAGCCCGAGCTCGTGCTCTGA
- a CDS encoding D-sedoheptulose-7-phosphate isomerase, whose protein sequence is MSVARWLEDHDHDLRFALYDLRGQTATIDRWGRLLADRLTHGHRLLAVGNGGSAAQAQHLTAELVGRFDGDRRPLAGVCLSAETSSLTAIVNDYGVDEMFARQVEAHGRPGDVLVALSTSGRSPNVLRAAERARECGVLVWGLVGPLPNPLAARCDDALVVAAPNTATVQAVHLVALHAVCAALDEALGATAGVAAVAEVPA, encoded by the coding sequence GTGAGCGTCGCACGGTGGCTCGAGGACCACGACCACGACCTGCGGTTCGCGCTGTACGACCTGCGCGGCCAGACCGCCACCATTGACCGGTGGGGTCGGCTCCTCGCCGACCGGCTCACCCACGGGCACCGCCTGCTGGCCGTCGGCAACGGCGGCAGCGCCGCCCAGGCGCAGCACCTGACGGCCGAGCTCGTCGGCCGGTTCGACGGCGACCGCCGCCCGCTGGCGGGGGTGTGCCTGTCGGCCGAGACGTCGAGCCTCACGGCGATCGTCAACGACTACGGCGTGGACGAGATGTTCGCCCGGCAGGTCGAGGCGCACGGCCGCCCTGGGGACGTGCTCGTGGCGCTGTCCACCTCGGGCCGCAGCCCCAACGTGCTGCGGGCCGCCGAGCGTGCCCGCGAGTGCGGCGTCCTCGTGTGGGGACTGGTGGGGCCGCTGCCCAACCCGCTCGCCGCGCGCTGCGACGACGCGCTCGTCGTCGCGGCGCCCAACACCGCGACCGTCCAGGCCGTCCACCTCGTGGCGCTGCACGCCGTCTGTGCGGCGCTCGACGAGGCGCTCGGGGCCACCGCCGGTGTCGCCGCCGTCGCGGAGGTGCCGGCATGA
- a CDS encoding glycosyltransferase family 9 protein, with protein sequence MTSSLAVRLDSDGDVLLAGPAVRALAADGPVDLLVSPAGEQAAGLLPGVRRTHVFSAPWSGYRPPPLDRAALARLATDLSARRYDRGVILVSHHQSPLPAALVLRAAGVGFLAADCEDYPGSLLDLRHRRAPARHEVEAALDLVRALGAPLPEGDDARLAVREPLPDVTDLVPDRPFVVVHPGAAVPARAPTADHAAAIVAALVADGLRVVVTGASAEGALAAQVAGGHGISVAGRTSYARLAAVLRAARAVVVGNTGPAHLAAAVGTPVVSLFSPVVPVELWRPWRVRSVVLGDQTAACAGTRARRCPVVGHPCLSGVTPGFVVEAVHSVIRRSGR encoded by the coding sequence ATGACCAGCTCCCTGGCCGTCCGGCTCGACAGCGACGGCGACGTGCTGCTCGCCGGACCCGCCGTGCGTGCGCTCGCAGCCGACGGTCCCGTCGACCTGCTCGTCTCGCCGGCGGGAGAGCAGGCTGCCGGGCTGCTGCCCGGCGTCCGGCGCACCCACGTGTTCAGCGCGCCCTGGTCAGGCTACCGGCCGCCGCCGCTCGACCGGGCCGCGCTCGCCAGGCTCGCCACGGACCTGAGCGCGCGCCGGTACGACCGCGGCGTCATCCTCGTCTCGCACCATCAGAGCCCGCTGCCTGCGGCGCTCGTGCTGCGGGCCGCCGGCGTCGGGTTCCTGGCCGCCGACTGCGAGGACTACCCCGGGTCGCTGCTCGACCTGCGACACCGCCGCGCCCCGGCCCGGCACGAGGTCGAGGCCGCGCTCGACCTCGTCCGTGCGCTCGGCGCCCCGCTGCCGGAGGGAGACGACGCCCGCCTCGCCGTCCGCGAGCCGCTGCCCGACGTGACGGACCTCGTCCCGGACCGGCCGTTCGTCGTCGTGCACCCCGGCGCGGCCGTGCCGGCGCGGGCGCCCACCGCGGACCACGCCGCCGCCATCGTGGCGGCGCTCGTCGCGGACGGGCTGCGCGTCGTCGTCACGGGCGCGAGCGCGGAGGGGGCGCTCGCCGCGCAGGTCGCGGGCGGGCACGGGATCTCGGTGGCGGGACGGACCTCGTACGCGCGGCTCGCGGCGGTGCTGCGCGCCGCGCGGGCCGTCGTCGTCGGCAACACCGGTCCGGCGCACCTGGCCGCCGCCGTGGGAACGCCCGTGGTCAGCCTCTTCTCGCCGGTGGTGCCCGTGGAGCTCTGGCGCCCGTGGCGAGTGAGGTCGGTGGTGCTGGGCGACCAGACGGCGGCATGCGCCGGCACGCGGGCCCGGCGCTGCCCCGTGGTGGGGCACCCGTGCCTGAGCGGGGTGACCCCCGGCTTCGTGGTCGAGGCGGTCCACAGCGTGATCCGGAGGTCCGGGCGATGA
- a CDS encoding glycosyltransferase family 9 protein — MSDVLVLRALGLGDACAAVAALRGVRRAWPGARLHLAGPPGPGAWLRGLGVVDEVIPAHGLEPLAWDGRRHVAVNLHGRGPVSHRVLAATRPARLVAFACPDVRVAGHVRGLPAWDEREHEVARWCRLLRAVGGPCGPQDLRLDVDPDAERPGEVLIHPGAAAASRRWPERRWARIAAALVAHGMQVALTGVAGERGLCERVADATGGPAGAVTVLAGGLDVPGLARRVAGARLLVCGDTGVAHVATAVGTPSVLLFGPTAPERWGPAIDPELHTVLWHGDDGAPGDPHGSRTDPVLARIGSAEVVAAAEDLLARPAVTRPAAGRPRTSAPSAPGRPPT, encoded by the coding sequence GTGAGCGACGTGCTGGTGCTGCGCGCGCTGGGCCTGGGCGACGCGTGCGCCGCGGTCGCCGCGCTGCGCGGCGTCCGACGGGCCTGGCCCGGCGCGCGCCTCCACCTGGCCGGGCCGCCGGGACCCGGTGCGTGGCTGCGCGGGCTCGGCGTGGTCGACGAGGTCATCCCCGCGCACGGGCTCGAGCCGCTGGCGTGGGACGGCCGCAGGCACGTCGCCGTCAACCTGCACGGCCGCGGCCCCGTCAGCCACCGCGTCCTCGCCGCGACGCGTCCGGCGCGCCTTGTCGCGTTCGCCTGCCCCGACGTCCGGGTCGCGGGGCACGTGCGAGGCCTGCCGGCCTGGGACGAGCGCGAGCACGAGGTCGCACGCTGGTGCCGCCTGCTGCGGGCCGTCGGCGGCCCGTGCGGCCCGCAGGACCTCCGCCTCGACGTCGACCCCGACGCCGAGCGCCCCGGCGAGGTGCTGATCCACCCCGGTGCGGCCGCGGCGTCGCGCCGGTGGCCGGAGCGGCGGTGGGCGCGCATCGCGGCGGCGCTCGTCGCGCACGGCATGCAGGTCGCGCTGACAGGCGTGGCGGGCGAGCGGGGGCTGTGCGAACGGGTCGCCGACGCCACGGGCGGACCCGCGGGTGCCGTCACGGTGCTGGCCGGCGGGCTCGACGTGCCCGGCCTCGCGCGGCGGGTGGCGGGCGCCCGCCTGCTCGTGTGCGGTGACACGGGCGTCGCGCACGTGGCGACGGCCGTCGGGACGCCGTCGGTGCTGCTCTTCGGCCCCACCGCGCCGGAGCGGTGGGGTCCCGCGATCGACCCTGAGCTCCACACGGTGCTCTGGCACGGCGACGACGGCGCTCCCGGTGACCCGCACGGGTCGCGCACCGACCCGGTGCTCGCGCGCATCGGGTCGGCGGAGGTGGTCGCGGCCGCCGAGGACCTCCTGGCCCGGCCGGCCGTCACGCGGCCTGCCGCCGGGCGTCCACGAACCAGCGCACCGTCCGCCCCAGGCCGTCCTCCCACGTGA
- a CDS encoding glycosyltransferase, with protein MRIALVSEHASPLAVVGGAEAGGQNVHVAALASALADGGHTVEVYTRRDDTALPERVPLRAGVDVVHVPAGPPVTVPRDELLPYMDALGDWLADRWRPDPPDVAHAHFWMSALATLRAARSLPGRPRLGRTPVVVTYHALGSVKRRHQREQDTSPRGRVAAEADIGRTADCVVATCGDEVRELEELGVPASQVHVVPCGVDAGLFRPGAMSPRVPPRAQEHRLVSLGRLVERKGVDLAIRAVRDLPGTELLVAGGPPPEGLGADPDVARLRRLAGELGVADRVRFLGRVAREDVPGLLCSADVVVAAPWYEPFGIVPVEAAACGVPVVGAAVGGLLDTVLDGVTGRLVPPRDHAALTTAVSDLLARPDVGAAYGAAARRRALDRYTWARVGMATAAVYQRQADAARLSQEVAS; from the coding sequence ATGAGGATCGCGCTCGTGTCCGAGCACGCCAGCCCGCTCGCCGTCGTGGGCGGCGCCGAGGCGGGAGGCCAGAACGTGCACGTCGCGGCGCTGGCCTCGGCCCTGGCCGACGGCGGGCACACCGTCGAGGTGTACACGCGGCGTGACGACACCGCCCTGCCCGAACGGGTGCCGCTGCGGGCCGGCGTCGACGTCGTCCACGTCCCGGCAGGGCCGCCCGTCACGGTGCCCCGGGACGAGCTGCTGCCCTACATGGACGCCCTGGGGGACTGGCTCGCCGACCGGTGGCGGCCCGACCCGCCCGACGTCGCGCACGCCCACTTCTGGATGTCGGCGCTCGCGACGCTGCGCGCGGCGCGGTCCCTGCCCGGCCGGCCGCGGCTCGGCCGGACCCCCGTGGTGGTGACGTACCACGCGCTCGGCTCGGTCAAGCGCCGTCACCAGCGCGAGCAGGACACGAGCCCGCGCGGCCGGGTCGCGGCCGAGGCCGACATCGGCCGCACCGCCGACTGCGTGGTGGCGACCTGCGGCGACGAGGTGCGCGAGCTCGAGGAGCTCGGCGTCCCGGCGTCGCAGGTGCACGTGGTGCCGTGCGGCGTCGACGCCGGCCTGTTCCGTCCCGGGGCGATGTCGCCGCGGGTGCCGCCGCGGGCCCAGGAGCACCGGCTCGTGAGCCTGGGACGACTGGTCGAGCGCAAGGGCGTCGACCTGGCGATCCGTGCCGTGCGCGACCTGCCGGGCACCGAGCTGCTCGTGGCGGGCGGGCCGCCGCCCGAGGGGCTCGGCGCCGACCCAGACGTCGCCCGCCTGCGGCGTCTCGCCGGGGAGCTCGGCGTCGCCGACCGGGTGCGGTTCCTTGGCCGCGTCGCGCGCGAGGACGTGCCCGGCCTGCTGTGCTCGGCCGACGTCGTCGTCGCCGCACCCTGGTACGAACCGTTCGGCATCGTGCCCGTGGAGGCGGCCGCGTGCGGCGTCCCGGTCGTCGGGGCCGCCGTCGGCGGGCTGCTCGACACCGTGCTGGACGGCGTCACCGGTCGGCTCGTCCCGCCGCGCGACCACGCCGCGCTCACCACCGCGGTCAGCGACCTGCTCGCCCGGCCCGACGTCGGTGCCGCCTACGGCGCCGCTGCCCGCCGGCGTGCCCTCGACCGGTACACCTGGGCCCGCGTCGGCATGGCCACCGCGGCCGTCTACCAGCGGCAGGCCGACGCCGCACGACTCTCGCAGGAGGTGGCGTCGTGA
- a CDS encoding SDR family oxidoreductase: protein MTAVPTPRPVGTVLVTGGSSGLGAAVVRAVAAAGGKPAVLDRVPPPDPVPFAAVDLADSAATARAVDALVLEVGPPDGVVTAAGIDVPGPLDGVDAADWERVVRVNLFGTAAVVRAALPHLRRTHGTVVTVASTLALRGAGDATAYCASKFAIRGFTQALAAELAGQVGVTLLVPGGMRTPFFDGRAAQYRPGPDAALNDPAATAAAVVTALTQPPGSEIRELLVMASQESSWP, encoded by the coding sequence ATGACAGCAGTCCCCACTCCTCGCCCCGTCGGGACCGTCCTCGTCACCGGCGGGTCGAGCGGCCTCGGCGCGGCCGTCGTGCGCGCGGTGGCCGCCGCGGGCGGCAAGCCCGCCGTCCTCGACCGCGTCCCCCCGCCCGACCCCGTGCCGTTCGCCGCCGTCGACCTCGCCGACTCCGCCGCGACCGCCCGGGCGGTCGACGCGCTCGTGCTGGAGGTCGGTCCACCCGACGGCGTCGTCACCGCCGCGGGCATCGACGTGCCCGGCCCGCTCGACGGCGTCGACGCCGCTGACTGGGAGCGCGTCGTGCGTGTCAACCTCTTCGGCACCGCGGCCGTCGTCCGGGCCGCGCTGCCGCACCTCAGGCGCACGCACGGCACCGTCGTCACCGTCGCCTCGACCCTTGCGCTGCGCGGTGCGGGTGACGCGACCGCCTACTGCGCCTCCAAGTTCGCGATCCGCGGGTTCACCCAGGCGCTCGCGGCGGAGCTGGCCGGGCAGGTGGGCGTCACCCTGCTGGTGCCCGGCGGGATGCGGACGCCGTTCTTCGACGGCCGCGCCGCGCAGTACCGGCCGGGCCCGGACGCGGCGCTCAACGACCCGGCAGCCACGGCGGCGGCCGTCGTCACGGCACTCACCCAGCCACCGGGGTCGGAGATCCGCGAGCTGCTCGTCATGGCGTCGCAGGAGTCGTCCTGGCCGTGA